A region of Myxococcus stipitatus DSM 14675 DNA encodes the following proteins:
- a CDS encoding YciI family protein, whose product MRFMVIVKATQDSEAGKMPEQSLLEAMGKYNEELVKAGVLLAGEGLHPSSKGARVRFSGSTRTVIDGPFAETKELIAGFWLFQVKSLEEAVEWVKRCPNPMLVESEIEIRRVFDPEDFGAALTPELQAQEESLRQQVAKN is encoded by the coding sequence ATGCGATTCATGGTCATTGTGAAGGCGACGCAGGATTCGGAAGCGGGAAAGATGCCGGAGCAGTCCCTGCTGGAGGCGATGGGGAAGTACAACGAGGAGCTGGTGAAGGCCGGAGTGCTGCTCGCGGGTGAGGGCCTCCACCCCAGCTCGAAGGGCGCGCGGGTTCGCTTCAGCGGCTCCACCCGGACCGTGATTGACGGCCCCTTCGCGGAGACGAAGGAGCTGATCGCCGGCTTCTGGCTGTTCCAGGTGAAGTCGCTGGAAGAGGCCGTCGAGTGGGTGAAGCGCTGCCCGAACCCGATGCTGGTCGAGTCGGAGATTGAAATCCGCCGCGTGTTCGACCCCGAGGACTTCGGCGCCGCCCTCACGCCCGAGCTCCAGGCGCAGGAAGAGAGCCTGCGCCAGCAGGTCGCGAAGAACTGA
- a CDS encoding chitinase: MQLPGPLHRMGLPTLVVLMTLLAFLAPERVLAADRGAWAPNVQYATGDIVAYGGKGYDCRQPHTSLVGWEPPNVPALWSPRTGTPPTDTEAPSTPTGLASQGVSSDSVTLSWNASTDNVRVTGYEVFVNGGTTPSASTETTGASVVGLSPATAYTFTVKARDAAGNRSPASGSISATTTDGPRPTGKKIIVGYWHNFDNGSGNIRLRDISAKYNVIQVAFAEPVGGPGSGNMGFVPYNSTVDEFKADVAFLRGQGRKVLISIGGANGTVHLDDATARQNFVTTMQSLISTYGFDGFDLDLEGSSLSLNGTDTDFRNPTTPRIVNLIQATRQLLNQNGAGFVLTMAPETAYVQGGMAAYGGPWGAYLPVIHALRDRLTYLHVQHYNTGTVMALDGRAYGQGTADFHVAMAEMLLQGFPIGGNASNTFPALRPEQVLIGLPASPQAAGGGYTSPATVQRALDYLIKGKSFGGGYVLRNPAGYPGFKGLMTWSINWDKFSNFEFSNSHRAYLDTYP, from the coding sequence ATGCAGCTTCCAGGACCTCTCCACCGGATGGGACTTCCCACCCTGGTGGTCCTCATGACCCTGCTCGCCTTCCTGGCTCCCGAGCGTGTCCTCGCGGCGGACCGGGGCGCGTGGGCCCCCAACGTCCAGTACGCCACGGGTGACATCGTCGCCTACGGGGGCAAGGGCTACGACTGCCGTCAGCCGCACACCTCGCTCGTCGGGTGGGAGCCGCCCAACGTCCCGGCGCTCTGGTCGCCGAGGACCGGCACGCCTCCCACCGACACCGAGGCCCCCTCCACGCCCACGGGCCTGGCGTCCCAGGGCGTGAGCAGCGACAGCGTGACGCTGTCGTGGAATGCGTCCACCGACAACGTGCGCGTCACCGGCTACGAGGTCTTCGTCAACGGGGGCACGACGCCATCCGCGTCCACGGAGACGACCGGCGCCAGCGTGGTGGGGCTGTCCCCGGCGACCGCGTACACGTTCACCGTGAAGGCCCGGGACGCCGCGGGCAACCGTTCACCGGCGAGCGGTTCCATCTCCGCGACGACGACGGATGGGCCCAGGCCCACGGGGAAGAAGATCATCGTGGGCTACTGGCACAACTTCGACAACGGCTCGGGCAACATCCGGCTGCGCGACATCTCCGCGAAGTACAACGTCATCCAGGTGGCCTTCGCGGAGCCGGTGGGCGGGCCGGGCTCCGGCAACATGGGCTTCGTGCCGTACAACTCGACGGTCGACGAGTTCAAGGCGGACGTCGCCTTCCTGAGGGGCCAGGGCCGCAAGGTGCTCATCTCCATCGGCGGCGCCAACGGCACGGTGCACCTGGATGACGCCACCGCGCGACAGAACTTCGTCACCACGATGCAGTCCCTCATCAGCACCTACGGCTTCGACGGGTTCGACCTGGACCTGGAAGGAAGCTCGCTGTCGCTCAACGGCACCGACACCGACTTCCGCAATCCCACCACGCCGCGCATCGTCAACCTCATCCAGGCCACCCGCCAGCTGCTCAACCAGAACGGCGCGGGTTTCGTGCTCACCATGGCCCCGGAGACGGCCTACGTGCAGGGTGGCATGGCCGCGTACGGGGGCCCCTGGGGCGCGTACCTGCCCGTCATCCACGCGCTGCGCGACAGGCTGACCTACCTGCACGTGCAGCACTACAACACGGGCACCGTCATGGCGCTGGATGGGCGGGCCTATGGGCAGGGCACCGCGGACTTCCACGTAGCGATGGCGGAGATGCTCCTGCAGGGCTTCCCCATCGGAGGCAACGCCTCCAACACATTCCCCGCGCTGCGTCCGGAGCAGGTGTTGATTGGCCTGCCGGCCTCGCCCCAGGCGGCGGGAGGTGGGTACACGAGCCCGGCCACCGTGCAGCGGGCGCTCGACTACCTCATCAAGGGCAAGTCCTTCGGCGGCGGCTACGTGCTGCGCAACCCCGCGGGCTACCCCGGCTTCAAGGGCCTGATGACCTGGTCCATCAACTGGGACAAGTTCTCCAACTTCGAGTTCTCCAACAGCCACCGGGCGTACCTGGACACCTACCCCTAG
- a CDS encoding DEAD/DEAH box helicase: MSATADLLEAIQEEARSETWSAGMGLARAGAVSVQSVGEEETVLRVRATGRPAPVTTTLYPEDEIWECDCRGKVDPCEHVVAAALFLHHSSQKGVPPRPSAPPPQRPTAAPRPPVSAAPRAPASPAPAGARPGAAPKPERMVYRFKRVEGGLQLERLVVRPDNTARLLARSLSSLLTNPVEAARIQVEPCDRVADALLARPTRGALPPERLEALLRALEPARTILFDGMLVSVSSELLLPRVTVEDRGEQTVLKVDRDPRATEVVSPGIAAGGGVLFRLGEQALTGSRLEKLPQERVFSPDQMGDLTGKVLPEMARRLPVDVKSKRLPAIDRTLKPRISLELDPLDAGLSALPTLVYGSPPTVRIDNGRMVYLQGAVPVRNEAAEQQLIHGLRDELNMVPGRRVTVQGKEAVQLADKLRKWRGGLTGDAARFVSPDVKLRPLLNVEAGATAAGVPSVGFSFDFQVEGAGDEAPRTVDAGAVMKAWEEGLGLVPLEGGGWAPLPTQWLKSHGHRVAELLAARGSDGRLANHAIPQLTELCEELEHPPPPGLERLAPLVQGFEKLPEPQLPSDLTAKLRPYQLQGVSWLTFLRQAGLGGVLADDMGLGKTLQTICMVGKGTLVVAPTSVLPNWHAEVRRFRPSLKVSVYHGPGRSLDETADVTLTTYALMRLDAEVLGARQWDMVVLDEAQAIKNPDSQVARAAYGLEAQFRLALSGTPIENRLEELWSLMHFANRGLLGGRKDFEERWARPVSDNLKGAAERLRARIRPFVLRRLKRDVAPELPPRTESVRHVTLSEHERAVYDAVYSATREEVVSQLEAGGSVLKALEALLRLRQAACHPALVPGQQAKSSSKVQALVEALSTAVEDGHKALVFSQWTSMLDLIEPALREAGIGFIRLDGSTANRGAVAEAFQDPKGPPVMLISLKAGATGLNLTAADHVFLVDPWWNPSVENQAADRAHRIGQQRPVMVYRLVSQGTVEEKILTLQDKKRALFESALGGASGGAAITRADLMQLLD, translated from the coding sequence ATGTCCGCGACCGCCGACCTGCTCGAAGCCATCCAGGAGGAAGCCCGCTCGGAGACGTGGTCCGCTGGAATGGGCCTCGCCCGCGCGGGTGCTGTCTCGGTGCAGTCCGTGGGCGAGGAGGAGACGGTGCTGCGCGTGCGCGCCACCGGCCGCCCCGCCCCGGTGACCACCACCCTCTATCCCGAGGATGAAATCTGGGAGTGTGACTGCCGAGGGAAGGTGGACCCGTGCGAGCACGTGGTCGCCGCCGCCCTCTTCCTGCACCACTCCTCGCAGAAGGGCGTGCCGCCGCGTCCCAGCGCGCCCCCGCCCCAGCGCCCCACCGCCGCGCCGCGCCCCCCCGTGAGCGCCGCGCCGCGCGCCCCCGCGAGCCCGGCCCCCGCCGGAGCACGCCCTGGCGCCGCGCCCAAGCCGGAGCGGATGGTGTACCGCTTCAAGCGCGTGGAGGGAGGGCTCCAGCTCGAGCGGCTGGTGGTGCGGCCCGACAACACCGCGCGCCTGCTCGCGCGCAGCCTGTCGTCGCTCCTGACGAATCCGGTGGAGGCCGCGCGCATCCAGGTGGAGCCGTGTGACCGCGTCGCGGACGCGCTGCTCGCCAGGCCCACGCGGGGCGCGTTGCCTCCCGAGCGACTGGAGGCGCTGCTGCGTGCGCTGGAGCCCGCGCGCACCATCCTCTTCGACGGCATGCTGGTGTCGGTGTCCAGCGAGCTGCTCCTTCCCCGCGTCACCGTGGAGGACCGCGGCGAGCAGACGGTGCTGAAGGTGGACCGGGACCCGCGCGCCACGGAGGTGGTCAGCCCCGGCATCGCGGCGGGAGGCGGCGTGCTCTTCCGGCTCGGTGAGCAGGCGCTCACCGGCTCCCGGCTGGAGAAGCTGCCGCAGGAGCGCGTCTTCTCGCCCGACCAGATGGGCGACCTCACCGGCAAGGTGCTGCCGGAGATGGCGCGGCGGCTCCCCGTCGACGTGAAGAGCAAGCGGCTGCCGGCCATCGACCGCACGCTCAAGCCGCGCATCTCGCTGGAGCTGGACCCGCTGGACGCGGGCCTCTCCGCGCTGCCCACGCTCGTCTATGGCTCCCCGCCCACCGTGCGCATCGACAACGGGCGCATGGTGTACCTGCAGGGCGCGGTGCCCGTGCGCAACGAGGCGGCCGAGCAGCAGCTCATCCACGGCCTGCGCGACGAGCTCAACATGGTCCCCGGGCGACGGGTGACGGTGCAGGGCAAGGAGGCCGTGCAGCTCGCCGACAAGCTGCGCAAGTGGCGCGGCGGACTCACGGGAGACGCGGCGCGCTTCGTCAGCCCCGACGTGAAGCTGCGCCCCTTGCTCAACGTGGAGGCGGGCGCGACGGCGGCGGGGGTGCCCAGCGTGGGCTTCTCGTTCGACTTCCAGGTGGAGGGCGCGGGAGACGAGGCGCCTCGCACCGTGGACGCGGGCGCGGTGATGAAGGCGTGGGAGGAGGGCCTGGGCCTCGTTCCCCTGGAGGGAGGCGGCTGGGCCCCGCTGCCAACGCAATGGCTGAAGTCACACGGTCACCGCGTGGCGGAGCTGCTCGCGGCGCGAGGCTCGGATGGGCGGCTGGCCAACCACGCCATCCCCCAGCTCACCGAGCTGTGCGAGGAGCTGGAGCATCCGCCCCCGCCCGGCCTGGAGCGGCTGGCGCCCCTGGTGCAAGGCTTCGAGAAGCTCCCCGAGCCCCAGCTCCCCTCGGACCTCACGGCGAAGCTGCGCCCGTATCAGCTCCAGGGCGTCAGCTGGCTCACCTTCCTGCGGCAGGCGGGCCTGGGCGGCGTGCTCGCGGACGACATGGGTCTGGGCAAGACGCTCCAGACCATCTGCATGGTCGGCAAGGGCACGCTCGTCGTCGCGCCCACCAGCGTGCTGCCCAACTGGCACGCGGAGGTGCGGCGCTTCCGCCCCTCGCTGAAGGTCTCCGTCTACCACGGCCCCGGACGCTCGCTGGACGAGACGGCCGACGTCACGCTCACGACGTACGCGCTCATGCGGCTGGACGCGGAGGTGCTGGGCGCGCGGCAGTGGGACATGGTGGTGCTGGACGAGGCCCAGGCCATCAAGAATCCCGACAGCCAGGTGGCGCGCGCGGCCTACGGACTGGAGGCCCAGTTCCGGCTCGCGCTCAGCGGCACGCCCATCGAGAACCGGCTGGAGGAGCTGTGGAGCCTGATGCACTTCGCCAACCGGGGACTGCTCGGTGGGCGCAAGGACTTCGAGGAGCGCTGGGCGCGCCCCGTCAGTGACAACCTGAAGGGCGCGGCGGAGCGGCTTCGCGCGCGCATCCGGCCCTTCGTCCTGCGCAGGCTCAAGCGGGACGTGGCCCCGGAGCTTCCGCCTCGCACGGAGTCCGTGCGCCACGTCACCTTGAGCGAGCACGAGCGCGCCGTCTACGACGCGGTGTACTCCGCCACGCGCGAGGAGGTGGTGTCCCAGCTAGAGGCGGGCGGCAGCGTGCTCAAGGCGCTGGAGGCGCTCCTTCGCTTGCGTCAGGCCGCGTGCCACCCCGCGCTCGTGCCGGGCCAGCAGGCGAAGTCGTCGTCCAAGGTGCAGGCGCTGGTGGAGGCGCTCTCCACCGCGGTGGAGGATGGCCACAAGGCGCTCGTCTTCTCGCAGTGGACGTCCATGCTGGACCTCATCGAGCCCGCGCTGCGCGAGGCCGGCATCGGCTTCATCCGCCTGGACGGCTCCACCGCCAACCGAGGCGCCGTGGCGGAGGCCTTCCAGGACCCGAAGGGCCCGCCCGTGATGCTCATCTCGCTCAAGGCGGGCGCCACGGGACTGAACCTCACCGCGGCGGACCACGTGTTCCTGGTGGACCCGTGGTGGAACCCGTCCGTGGAGAACCAGGCCGCGGACCGCGCGCATCGCATCGGTCAGCAGCGCCCCGTCATGGTGTACCGGCTCGTGTCCCAGGGCACGGTGGAGGAGAAGATCCTCACGCTCCAGGACAAGAAGCGCGCGCTGTTCGAGTCCGCGCTCGGAGGCGCCTCGGGAGGCGCCGCCATCACCCGCGCGGACCTGATGCAGCTGCTCGACTGA